One window of the Chitinophaga niabensis genome contains the following:
- a CDS encoding XrtN system VIT domain-containing protein yields MQTVKDKLLNYRYITLLPFLMLNFIVYAIGNTYSENEDLMMRLFFIHYICAVVAFIVRAFMKKEERKGTMTPILLLFLISAYSLNRVMNIFHENTPWFSAVLIITSINLLLFHFYENVPRVIRAIMCFVLGVNIVAMIYLACYLVPVYGIAFPAILALGISIHTFIPLFLLIHIWHLFYTHIRFDFKAGMWSVLSGFTFCIIVIAVFTMAMNNEVKQLNRIYNRTSAEGISALPPWAEAAKKMDGNWIEDRVLKADFIYILPRWFDWNLFTMPSRNFNDSRLHDPLVVMASGFIPKIVASNEERIKILETLFDARHEAQERLWSGEDLYTDYVNTKVRIWPKLHLAYTEKVITVVNPGRERWGGEKEGIYTFHLPEGAVVTALSLWVNGKEEKGILTTKHKADTAYREIVGVEQRDPSVVRWQEGNTVSVRVFPVLSNGSRQFKIGFTAPLKVNGDKLVYENVYFDGPTAKSAAEDRNIEFVTEPVKPDQPLNYEGNYKAEWKLTFKNENIQSNTFAFNGKGYTITPYVPERDPVQTDAIYLDVNEAWSEKELQEVLLLVGKTPVYIWSGEKMVPATKEVLKSALKQRFSLFPVYKIKDPASALLITKSTIVSPTLDDLEGSRFKTELSAYLSQEAQPKIRLLDLGTQLSPYLKSLKEFRVFRYEKGGLLLLKILMDTKTFASDTESDNKVVIDEANITIEQKADSITTGDAPDHLMRLFAYNHILQKAGKGLLTGKEGQDSLIPIAQEAYVVSPISSLIVLESQADYDRFNIKDSDNSLKNASLKSNGAVPEPHEWALIILVLLTFTYVKLRPKWIKVNV; encoded by the coding sequence ATGCAAACTGTAAAAGACAAATTACTGAACTACAGGTATATAACCCTGCTTCCCTTTTTAATGCTTAATTTCATCGTTTACGCCATTGGTAATACTTATTCGGAGAATGAGGACCTCATGATGCGTTTGTTTTTCATCCATTACATCTGTGCGGTAGTAGCCTTTATAGTGAGGGCCTTTATGAAAAAGGAAGAACGTAAGGGAACCATGACGCCGATACTTTTGCTCTTCCTCATCAGCGCATACAGTCTTAACAGGGTTATGAATATTTTCCATGAGAATACACCCTGGTTCAGTGCCGTATTGATCATTACCAGTATCAACCTGCTTTTATTCCATTTTTATGAGAATGTGCCCAGGGTTATTCGTGCCATCATGTGTTTTGTACTGGGCGTCAATATTGTTGCCATGATATACCTGGCCTGCTACCTGGTACCTGTTTATGGTATTGCCTTTCCGGCTATACTGGCACTGGGAATTTCCATCCATACTTTTATTCCTTTATTCCTGCTCATCCATATCTGGCACCTGTTTTACACGCATATCCGGTTCGATTTCAAGGCCGGTATGTGGAGTGTGCTTTCCGGGTTTACTTTTTGCATTATTGTGATCGCGGTGTTCACCATGGCCATGAACAATGAAGTGAAACAATTGAACCGTATTTATAACAGGACCAGTGCAGAGGGTATCAGTGCTTTACCACCATGGGCAGAAGCAGCAAAGAAAATGGATGGTAACTGGATAGAAGACCGGGTATTGAAAGCTGATTTCATTTACATTCTGCCCCGGTGGTTTGACTGGAACCTGTTTACGATGCCTTCCCGCAATTTTAATGATTCCCGTTTGCATGACCCATTGGTGGTGATGGCATCCGGATTCATTCCAAAGATAGTAGCGTCCAATGAAGAGCGTATTAAGATACTGGAAACGTTGTTTGATGCCCGTCATGAAGCACAGGAGCGGCTTTGGTCCGGCGAAGATCTTTACACGGATTATGTGAACACTAAAGTGCGGATCTGGCCAAAGCTGCACCTTGCTTATACGGAAAAGGTGATCACGGTGGTGAATCCAGGCAGGGAAAGATGGGGAGGTGAGAAAGAAGGCATTTATACATTCCATTTGCCGGAAGGTGCTGTAGTAACGGCCCTTTCCTTATGGGTCAATGGAAAAGAAGAAAAAGGCATCCTTACCACAAAACATAAAGCAGATACAGCTTACCGGGAAATAGTGGGAGTGGAGCAGCGAGACCCCTCTGTAGTACGCTGGCAGGAAGGAAATACCGTAAGTGTAAGGGTTTTCCCTGTGCTTTCAAATGGCTCCCGGCAGTTTAAGATCGGATTTACGGCACCATTAAAAGTAAACGGGGATAAACTGGTATATGAAAATGTTTATTTCGATGGCCCCACCGCTAAAAGTGCTGCAGAAGACCGCAATATAGAATTTGTTACAGAACCTGTAAAGCCTGATCAGCCCCTTAATTATGAAGGCAATTACAAGGCTGAATGGAAATTGACGTTTAAAAACGAAAATATCCAGTCAAATACTTTCGCCTTTAACGGGAAGGGCTATACTATTACGCCTTATGTTCCCGAGCGCGATCCCGTACAAACCGATGCCATTTACCTGGATGTGAACGAAGCATGGTCAGAAAAAGAATTACAGGAAGTGTTGCTGCTTGTTGGCAAAACACCGGTGTATATATGGTCAGGTGAAAAAATGGTGCCGGCTACTAAAGAAGTATTAAAAAGCGCGTTGAAACAGCGTTTCAGTCTCTTCCCGGTGTATAAGATAAAAGATCCCGCCAGCGCTTTGCTTATCACTAAAAGCACAATTGTTTCTCCCACACTGGACGACCTGGAAGGAAGCAGATTCAAAACAGAATTATCTGCCTACCTCTCACAGGAAGCACAGCCAAAGATCAGGCTGCTGGACCTGGGCACACAATTATCTCCTTATTTGAAATCCCTCAAAGAGTTCCGTGTATTCCGCTATGAGAAAGGCGGCCTGCTTTTACTGAAGATCTTAATGGATACCAAAACTTTTGCCAGCGATACCGAATCAGATAATAAAGTGGTGATTGACGAAGCGAACATTACCATAGAGCAAAAGGCAGACAGTATCACAACAGGCGATGCGCCGGATCACCTGATGCGTCTCTTTGCTTACAACCACATCCTGCAAAAAGCCGGAAAGGGCCTGCTCACCGGAAAGGAAGGGCAGGACAGCCTGATACCCATTGCACAGGAAGCTTACGTGGTTTCTCCCATCAGTAGTTTAATTGTGCTGGAATCGCAGGCGGATTACGATAGGTTCAATATCAAAGACAGTGATAACAGCCTGAAGAATGCTTCCCTGAAATCTAACGGCGCAGTGCCTGAACCGCACGAATGGGCCCTCATCATACTTGTTCTACTCACCTTCACCTATGTTAAACTCCGCCCGAAATGGATCAAAGTAAACGTTTGA
- the xrtN gene encoding exosortase N: MDQSKRLIPAILGAGLIAGIYVLIVQYALKDYIAWRSPGFLLGLIAIPVALHRDPLQKKSLRFYYTALVFCILGWILPVKTLLYASVVLALCFLIDNILGKINLLPVLAMALMAPICDYITNIFTFPIRLQLTAWAGALLQMIGVAANVEGNTIFFGGNEFSVDAACMGLNMLVTSMLCGIMILGFYQKKMGLHLSFIKVSGLMGIIALLNIIANLFRMILLVVLVILPEDPMHGFTGIICLAVYVILPLVWLIPWVVKRSGKTKTATVPVYTVNSLQVIMAHVCLAACVGMVAWKTMLPGVNQVIPANLPPVEGFKVTAMRDNVVKVENDTALIYVKTIPGFYYSDHHPTICWRGSGFEFKHIREEIIAGKTVSTSILQKGTQQLYTAWWYDNGTRQTGSQLNWRWDALRSGTRYAIVNVSTQDRKTLEKEVARLLRPEENIVTALQH; encoded by the coding sequence ATGGATCAAAGTAAACGTTTGATCCCCGCCATTCTGGGTGCCGGACTGATCGCAGGCATATACGTTCTCATTGTGCAGTATGCATTGAAGGACTATATTGCCTGGCGGTCTCCCGGATTCCTGCTGGGATTGATAGCCATCCCTGTTGCATTGCACAGGGACCCGCTGCAAAAGAAAAGCCTGCGTTTTTATTATACGGCATTGGTATTTTGCATACTCGGATGGATCCTGCCGGTGAAAACCCTGCTCTATGCCTCCGTAGTATTAGCCCTCTGTTTTCTCATAGATAACATATTGGGGAAGATCAACCTGCTGCCTGTATTGGCCATGGCATTGATGGCCCCCATTTGTGATTATATCACCAATATCTTCACTTTCCCCATACGCCTGCAATTAACAGCATGGGCCGGCGCTTTGCTGCAAATGATCGGGGTGGCTGCTAACGTGGAAGGCAACACTATTTTCTTCGGAGGTAATGAATTCTCTGTAGATGCTGCATGTATGGGTTTGAATATGCTGGTCACCTCCATGCTTTGTGGTATAATGATCCTGGGATTCTACCAGAAGAAAATGGGCCTTCACCTTTCTTTTATAAAAGTAAGCGGCTTAATGGGCATCATAGCCCTGCTGAATATCATCGCCAACCTGTTCCGCATGATCCTGCTGGTGGTACTGGTGATCCTGCCGGAAGATCCGATGCATGGCTTCACGGGCATTATCTGCCTGGCGGTATATGTGATCTTACCACTGGTTTGGCTGATCCCCTGGGTGGTAAAACGTTCAGGTAAAACCAAAACAGCCACTGTTCCTGTATACACTGTGAATTCATTACAGGTGATCATGGCACATGTTTGCCTGGCTGCCTGCGTGGGAATGGTAGCCTGGAAAACCATGCTGCCGGGTGTGAACCAGGTGATCCCGGCAAACCTTCCACCGGTAGAAGGTTTCAAGGTAACCGCTATGAGAGACAATGTGGTGAAAGTGGAGAATGATACTGCATTGATCTATGTAAAAACGATCCCCGGTTTTTATTACAGCGATCATCATCCCACTATATGCTGGCGAGGCAGTGGTTTTGAATTCAAACATATCAGGGAAGAAATAATAGCCGGTAAAACCGTGTCTACCAGCATCCTGCAAAAAGGAACGCAGCAATTATACACTGCCTGGTGGTATGATAATGGTACCAGACAAACCGGCTCTCAATTAAACTGGCGCTGGGATGCTTTGCGAAGCGGTACCCGCTATGCTATTGTGAACGTTAGCACGCAGGACAGGAAAACGCTGGAAAAAGAAGTAGCCAGGCTCTTAAGGCCGGAAGAAAATATAGTTACTGCATTGCAGCATTAG
- a CDS encoding zinc-dependent peptidase, with protein sequence MAFVIPIAIFALLFWWFYRKPKTQSKHQATITGILESNVSYYQQLRAEDKPRFVKEVSEFMDSVTIEGVGAKVEILDKVLIAASAVIPIFSFPGWRYRNLTNVILYPDTFDEKYQFEGDRRNILGMVGSGPLNGQMLLSQSALRHGFSEHNGKSNTAIHEFVHLVDKTDGAVDGMPESLLRNSYSIPWLKVMHEEIKRIETGESDINPYAAMNQSEFLAVVSEYFFVKPDTMKEHHPELYALLSKMFKQDPNAAMQ encoded by the coding sequence ATGGCATTCGTAATACCTATCGCTATTTTTGCGCTGCTTTTCTGGTGGTTTTACCGTAAACCAAAGACCCAATCCAAACATCAGGCCACAATCACGGGCATATTGGAAAGCAATGTCAGCTACTATCAGCAGCTGAGAGCGGAAGACAAACCCCGCTTTGTAAAAGAAGTAAGTGAATTCATGGACAGTGTGACCATTGAAGGTGTAGGGGCAAAAGTAGAAATACTAGATAAGGTGCTGATAGCGGCCAGTGCAGTGATCCCTATCTTTTCCTTCCCGGGATGGCGTTATCGTAATCTCACTAATGTTATCCTGTACCCGGATACTTTTGATGAAAAATACCAGTTTGAAGGGGATAGAAGGAATATCCTGGGCATGGTGGGCAGCGGGCCTTTGAACGGACAAATGCTCCTCTCCCAATCTGCCCTCCGGCATGGGTTTTCAGAGCATAACGGCAAGAGTAATACCGCTATTCATGAATTCGTTCACCTGGTAGATAAAACAGACGGGGCTGTGGATGGCATGCCTGAATCCCTATTGCGGAACAGTTACAGCATTCCCTGGCTGAAAGTGATGCATGAAGAGATCAAAAGGATTGAAACCGGAGAGTCCGATATCAATCCTTATGCGGCGATGAACCAGAGTGAATTCCTGGCGGTAGTGAGCGAATATTTCTTCGTAAAGCCGGATACGATGAAGGAACACCACCCGGAGCTGTATGCCCTGTTATCCAAAATGTTTAAACAAGACCCTAATGCTGCAATGCAGTAA
- a CDS encoding AsmA family protein codes for MPRWLRILLISTGSLIGLIIILWLILALVIRNNKQAILAEISSQLSSRINGTLVIRDMDPSLIRSFPNISITLKDVSLKDSLFDQHKRPLLAIKEVYVKVNTAAILHKEVSIKEVKLKDGNISIYTDSTGYSNTYLFKGDSTQKKTGKQPTFRYFSMENIQFSMENQQKLKHFRFDIRSLNGEIDYQSSGWTCNLNTDLHIRNLEFNTTKGSFAQNKVLQSDLTLEYITASKTLRIPPQFLQFDKQPVSFRGEFNFSQQPAAFTLEIKADQIPFRQAASLLTPALSHKMDSIDFGKPIDVHADIRGHMKFRDTPYVRVTWDVKDNILTAKAVTLERCSFKGAFLNEVEIGKGHNDANSRLSLFNFKGEYDSIPVTSDTLRIINLKNPVLTGRFKSKFPLTRLTHIVGAHLFEFTKGEAEVDLEYAGTWNPKDTVAGFVNGIIQIKDGAFTYVPRNQTFQQCLATLDFTGQDLYFRNIRLQSGSSAVTMEGNIRNILNFYFAAPEKITLNWSIHSSMINLNEFQSFFGKRRKHVSKKHPVHHAKPRIMKQLDVVLEACSVNMNVALEKVKYRQFTASNVKAAIQLSQTGVKLDNAVLQAAGGQINFNGTISNASNGNDRFTIDARVNKVQVDQLFHAFENFGQDGIQAKNLKGVFSATAKVAGGMKEDVTIKPHTMFGSVTFDLNKGALVGFEPLEKLGKFIFRKRDMSNITFENMHNTLDIKGNKIVIHPMVIASSVLNIQLEGIYGMPKGTDIQMKVPLRNPKNDDLSGDAVELTKKQKKGIVVNLRAVDGEDGKVKFKLGKGKDDD; via the coding sequence ATGCCCCGCTGGTTACGCATCTTACTAATTTCTACAGGCAGCCTCATAGGGCTGATCATTATACTATGGCTTATCCTGGCGCTGGTGATCCGGAATAATAAACAGGCCATCCTTGCAGAAATTTCCAGCCAGCTGAGCAGCCGGATCAATGGTACGCTGGTGATCCGGGATATGGACCCTTCGCTGATCCGCAGTTTCCCGAATATATCTATCACATTAAAAGATGTGTCTCTGAAAGATAGTTTATTCGATCAGCATAAACGCCCACTGCTGGCCATAAAGGAAGTGTACGTGAAAGTGAATACTGCGGCCATCCTGCACAAGGAGGTAAGTATCAAAGAAGTGAAACTGAAAGATGGCAATATCAGCATCTATACAGATAGTACAGGTTATTCCAATACCTATCTCTTTAAAGGAGATTCTACCCAAAAGAAAACAGGCAAACAACCTACTTTCAGGTATTTTAGTATGGAGAACATTCAATTCTCCATGGAAAACCAGCAGAAGCTAAAACACTTCCGTTTCGACATCCGGTCGCTCAATGGTGAGATAGATTACCAAAGCAGTGGCTGGACCTGTAATCTGAATACGGACCTGCATATACGGAACCTGGAGTTCAACACCACCAAGGGCAGTTTTGCACAGAACAAAGTGCTGCAAAGCGATCTCACCCTGGAATACATCACTGCTTCCAAAACATTACGTATTCCGCCTCAATTCCTTCAATTCGACAAACAGCCTGTTTCTTTCAGAGGTGAATTCAATTTCAGCCAGCAACCTGCCGCATTTACACTGGAAATAAAAGCAGACCAGATCCCTTTCCGCCAGGCGGCCTCCTTACTAACGCCGGCTCTTTCCCACAAAATGGATAGCATCGATTTCGGGAAACCAATTGATGTACATGCAGATATCAGGGGGCATATGAAATTCAGGGATACGCCATACGTAAGGGTTACATGGGATGTGAAAGATAATATCCTCACCGCAAAAGCCGTTACTTTAGAACGCTGCAGCTTCAAAGGTGCGTTCCTCAATGAGGTGGAGATTGGAAAGGGGCACAACGATGCCAACTCCAGGCTCAGCCTGTTTAATTTCAAAGGGGAGTACGACAGCATCCCTGTTACTTCAGATACACTGAGGATCATCAATCTCAAAAACCCGGTACTCACAGGTCGTTTTAAATCCAAATTCCCGCTTACCCGGCTTACACATATCGTTGGTGCCCATCTTTTCGAATTCACAAAAGGAGAAGCGGAAGTGGATCTCGAATATGCCGGCACCTGGAACCCGAAAGACACAGTTGCCGGATTCGTAAACGGTATCATCCAGATCAAAGATGGAGCGTTTACCTACGTGCCCCGTAACCAAACCTTCCAGCAATGCCTGGCCACGCTTGACTTTACCGGACAGGATCTCTATTTCCGCAACATCCGTTTGCAAAGCGGCAGCAGTGCTGTAACAATGGAAGGGAATATCCGAAACATCCTCAATTTCTATTTTGCCGCGCCGGAGAAAATAACGCTGAACTGGTCTATTCACAGCTCCATGATCAACCTGAATGAATTCCAGTCTTTCTTTGGTAAACGCCGTAAACATGTGTCTAAAAAGCATCCCGTGCATCATGCCAAACCGCGGATCATGAAACAACTGGATGTGGTGCTGGAGGCCTGCAGCGTAAACATGAATGTGGCGCTGGAAAAAGTAAAATACCGCCAGTTCACTGCGAGCAATGTGAAAGCCGCTATTCAACTCAGCCAAACAGGGGTTAAGCTGGATAATGCCGTGTTACAGGCAGCAGGAGGGCAGATCAATTTCAACGGCACCATCTCCAATGCCAGCAATGGCAACGATCGCTTTACGATAGATGCAAGAGTGAACAAAGTACAGGTAGATCAACTCTTCCATGCCTTTGAGAACTTTGGGCAGGATGGTATACAGGCAAAGAACCTGAAAGGTGTATTTTCTGCTACTGCGAAAGTAGCAGGAGGGATGAAGGAAGATGTAACCATTAAACCGCACACCATGTTCGGCTCTGTAACCTTTGACCTGAATAAAGGTGCCCTGGTAGGTTTTGAGCCGCTGGAGAAATTGGGGAAATTCATTTTCCGGAAACGGGATATGTCCAACATCACTTTTGAGAACATGCACAATACCCTTGATATAAAAGGCAATAAGATAGTGATCCATCCCATGGTGATCGCTTCCAGTGTACTGAATATACAGCTGGAAGGAATCTACGGCATGCCTAAAGGAACGGATATACAGATGAAAGTGCCGCTCCGTAACCCTAAAAATGATGATCTGTCCGGCGATGCAGTTGAACTGACTAAAAAGCAGAAAAAAGGTATTGTTGTTAACCTGCGGGCGGTGGATGGAGAAGATGGGAAGGTGAAATTTAAACTAGGGAAGGGGAAGGACGATGATTAA
- a CDS encoding type 1 glutamine amidotransferase domain-containing protein, which produces MEQQSLKGKKVAVLVADGFEESEFTVPVEALQNAGAEIEVVSLKSGNVKAWAEKEWGDEYRVDKTVDKVSSEDYDALVLPGGVMNPDLLRVNKDAVTFVSGFTEEKKPIAAICHGPWTLIETGALQGRTVTSYPSIKTDLINAGANWEDKEVVVDMGLVTSRSPKDLKAFCEKMIEEIAEGQHLARSRGVHSLG; this is translated from the coding sequence ATGGAACAGCAATCTCTGAAAGGTAAAAAAGTGGCCGTCCTCGTAGCAGATGGATTTGAAGAATCAGAATTCACCGTTCCGGTGGAAGCCTTGCAGAATGCAGGTGCTGAAATAGAAGTGGTGTCCCTGAAATCAGGCAATGTGAAAGCCTGGGCTGAAAAGGAATGGGGCGATGAATACCGCGTGGATAAAACAGTAGACAAAGTTTCCTCTGAAGATTATGATGCGCTGGTACTTCCCGGAGGTGTGATGAATCCAGACCTGTTACGGGTGAACAAAGATGCCGTAACATTTGTGAGCGGCTTTACCGAAGAAAAGAAACCCATTGCGGCTATCTGCCACGGCCCGTGGACATTAATAGAAACAGGCGCGCTGCAGGGCCGTACGGTTACTTCCTATCCATCCATTAAAACAGATCTTATCAATGCCGGTGCAAACTGGGAAGATAAGGAAGTGGTAGTGGATATGGGCCTTGTAACCAGCCGCAGTCCGAAAGACCTGAAAGCTTTCTGTGAAAAGATGATTGAAGAAATTGCCGAAGGGCAGCATCTGGCCAGATCCCGCGGTGTTCACTCACTGGGGTAA
- a CDS encoding cytochrome-c peroxidase: MLNRKQVYITITISLIAIAGSLSSWQTQPVPANYADSLRSLYTRPIAQWPKPDIDSNIQWKELGLRPNSPIGTDSLKEMVELGKQLFFDPRLSGSNQISCGSCHEPELGWTNGRSTAVGHDHLTGNRNVPSLLNVWATQPLFWDGRVKTLEEQALNPIGNEVEMHQGIDKLPAKLSAIPGYKSEFQKLFKSKKITEAQIAEALATFQRTIISRASKFDAFLQGREKALTDQEIEGLHIFRTKARCMNCHNGPLFTDNQFHNIGLTYYKRKYEDLGLYNVTKDPKDVGKFKTPGLRDIVITRPYMHVGLFDNLEGVINIYNAGGGHPRRKKTPEEEADPLYPVTSSILRPLGLTQHDKDALIAFLNAISTTSYRISRPALPQ, encoded by the coding sequence ATGTTAAACAGGAAACAGGTCTATATCACTATTACCATTAGTCTTATCGCTATTGCAGGCAGTCTCAGCAGCTGGCAAACGCAACCTGTTCCCGCTAATTACGCAGACAGCCTCCGCTCCCTCTACACCAGGCCGATTGCTCAATGGCCTAAACCGGATATAGACAGTAATATTCAATGGAAGGAACTGGGTTTACGCCCTAACTCCCCTATTGGTACAGATAGCCTGAAGGAAATGGTGGAATTGGGTAAACAGCTTTTTTTCGATCCCCGCCTTTCAGGCTCCAACCAGATCTCCTGCGGCAGCTGCCACGAGCCCGAACTGGGCTGGACGAACGGACGTTCTACTGCTGTGGGTCATGATCACCTGACAGGTAACCGCAATGTGCCCTCCTTACTAAACGTATGGGCAACACAGCCTCTTTTCTGGGACGGACGGGTGAAAACATTGGAAGAACAGGCATTGAACCCCATCGGCAACGAGGTGGAGATGCACCAGGGGATTGATAAACTACCCGCTAAATTATCTGCTATTCCCGGCTACAAGAGCGAGTTCCAAAAACTATTTAAGTCTAAGAAGATAACGGAAGCCCAGATAGCAGAAGCCCTTGCTACTTTCCAAAGGACTATCATCAGCAGGGCCTCCAAATTCGATGCGTTTTTACAGGGCAGGGAAAAAGCGTTAACAGATCAGGAGATTGAAGGACTGCACATCTTCCGTACAAAGGCACGTTGCATGAACTGCCATAACGGCCCATTGTTTACGGACAACCAGTTCCATAATATCGGGCTTACTTATTACAAACGTAAGTATGAAGATCTGGGCTTATATAATGTAACAAAGGATCCAAAAGATGTAGGCAAGTTTAAGACGCCCGGATTAAGAGACATCGTGATCACAAGGCCTTATATGCACGTAGGGTTATTCGACAACCTGGAAGGCGTCATCAATATATACAATGCCGGTGGCGGGCATCCAAGGAGAAAGAAAACACCGGAAGAAGAAGCGGATCCATTGTATCCGGTAACCAGCTCTATCCTACGGCCGTTAGGGCTCACACAACACGATAAAGATGCGCTGATAGCATTTTTAAACGCTATCAGCACAACTTCTTATCGTATCAGCAGACCAGCATTACCCCAGTGA